The nucleotide window TGTAGCTTTGCTGGTGAACTTGCTGGTGTAGTCTGAAGAATAGCTGAATTGACATGTTTGGTATGGTTTggtgcttggttgttttttttccctctccataggatttttttgttgtttttcttctctgcctcttAGTAAAGAttgcatatgtatatatatatgtatatatggtATAGGATTTGAGCTATATTTATGAATTTAAAAGCCCTGACATACAAAATAAAGCTTAAGTTGTTGAAGGTGTCAGTTCAGGATCATGTAGCACCTCTAGCTAGAGCTTGCTTAAATACCCCTAACAGTTTTGGTatgtttttcatatttctttcTGGACTTAATCCTGCTAGTTCTGACTGCAGACTGGAATTCATTATCCTTCCATGATGCATGAATAACTAATAAATGTGCTAGTTTCGATTACTTGAGCAGCTGATTTCTAGCTTGCAAAGCTATATGGAAGAAAAATGTGATTAGGTGTTTGTTTCATATTAGGAGGTCAATGGACTAAATAATACAcgagttttttgttttttttttttttttgttttaatttgttatCCCAGTTTTCAAATAGACTTTTTTTCTGATCTGTGTTGTTAAGTTTTTAAGTGTTCTGGTAGAAAATGGAATTTCCCAACAAGTAGAAAATAGACAGCTTTAGCGTTGTTAGTTCTGATGTTCTGGTCTAGCAATCTCTGGGGAGCCCTGGTGTTGTATGTTTGCAGGATTATCtctttggccagcaggacagcctaaacaaaagcaacaaacgAACAAAAGTAAAACAAGGCTTTATTGATACTGTCTTTTAGAGTGAAACATGTCAATTGCAGTGCTAtgtgaaataaatacatttgatCTGTCAGAGGAAATGAAGGGCTTCTGATTTTGAGGTAAAGTGACTATCATGGCACAGTCACAATTTGAAACTTTGTCACAATTCCTAGTTTTGCTGGTAGCTGCTGAAAAACTTAGAGCAATCCCTTTTatcctttccttccttgtttttctttctacttgTGTGAGGTTGTTGTAGACTTTGAATGACAAGTAGTTTTTGAGGCATTGTACAGAGTTACACTAATGGAGCCCTAATTTTAGCATCCAGATGCTGTAATCCCCTGGGACCGCAGTGGTTATTCCAGGGCTGCTGTACCATGTCAAGTGGAATGGCAGGACTTGCACTGTAACAGCTTGTGGCAGGCACATCTTTTTGAAGCTGAGGTTGTCCCATTTGAAATGTCTGTCAAAGgtgtttaatttaattttcaatgAAAGTGAGTTGTGTAGATTTGTGAAGGGCATAACCTTATTTTTCTATGAGATGCTATGCAATGGTTAAGGTAGACTCCATTGTAGTTCAGAGAGCTGTACTCCTTTCGTTGGTGTTGCTTGTTGCACTGTCCTCTCTGGATTATCTCATGGTACATGTGTTTGGCTATTTCTTGTTTCCTTTGTCCTGGTACTCAGAATTAAATCTGGTTAAAGAGAATTCTTTGTATAGTGGGGAACAATAATTTTCAGTTTAGCAAGGTTGTTACTACATGCTCTTAAGTACTGATACTTTTGTGATGCTTTATGCTAAACTTCTAAGTGATTTGCCAAGATAGTTAATATAGGAACTAGTTTCCTTCCAAGTTTAATAATCAGCTTCTGTAAATTGTAATGCTCTTGTCGCATAAGAGATTCTATGTTTTCAAAGTTGTATGAAGACTTAACTCTTCAGTACTATTCACACTGAGAGAGGAGCTAGacaaatttttttctctgtttggaGAAATGACAGACTGGCTAACTTTttaatatagttatttttacttattttttttcctcagaagtaAAATTCCTAAAAATCATAAATGTTCCAAATACAGTTTTGTGACTTGACTTCtagaagaaattgtttgtgaaaatattttatattctaGTGATTAAACTTTGGTGCATTGCATGAGTCTTAaataagcttttaaaaacatttttcttaaaatgCTTCTGTTAATATTTAGCCTCTTTAGAAACTATTAGATAACTGAAAAAATATGTAAacctatttttctttcatagaCAATGATTTGCAAGGAACAAATAGTTCAGGATCTTTGGGTGGTCTTGATGTTCGTAGAAGAATCCCTATAAAGCTTATCTCAAAACAGACCAATAAAACCAAACCTGCACCTCGAACTCCAAGAAATATGAACAGAATGCCCTCAAAGTCACAAGCTGGTGATGAAGGTAAGTTTAATCTAAATATTAACCCTGTAGTACGGAAGTAAATTATTCTGTTCCACATCTTAAATTTCTGGGTAACTGCTGTGAGGATTAAATGGTTCACATTCCAAAATCAGACCTGTCTTAGTATCCTGACTCTACCTTTCTGAAGAGTGGACCCAGCAGATCGGAAATGCTGTGGCATCTCTTGATGATTTCATTACAGAATGGCACATACTCTCAATAGCAGCTGGTGTCAGTTAGGGAGACTGTCGTGATTGGCTTgtgtctttcttctctttcttctttccacagAAGAATTTGATTATAACAAAGAGGAGCGATATGAATGCAAAGGAGGTGAAATGTTTGGCAATCAAAGGAGATTCCCTGGACCCATCTTTTGGGATTATAAGGTAAAGTCATGGATGGGAACTTGTGAACTGTAGGTAGTTCTGGTAGATACCTTCTTAAATGAAAgtgtttctgttatttttgaCTGTCTGGAAATACATTCTCTGCTTTCTCAGAGAATGTTTGTGGTATTCTTTCTCAACTAATTCAGTGTTGGTGATAATTGAAATGAGAAGTTTTAGTGGTGTTTCGTTTTTTCTCCTACCCTCTTCTCTATCCTATCAGATAAACTTGCTGGGGGAAAAGGATGACACACCAGTCCATTTCTGTGATAAGTGTGGATTGCCCATCAAAATGTATGGACGCATGGTGAGTAAAATTATCAGTGAAAGATGCAGCCATGGTAAGATTAGGTTTTACTATGTCTCTGTGAGGCCTCTGGAGGGTGCTGATTTCAGCAGGCTTCTGAATAAACAGCGGAAGAATATCAGTATGGAACTATAGGCCTTCATTGCTGAAGTATTTGTTCCACCTGTCTGACTCATTTCAATTTACTTCCTCGTTAATAAAGTAAGCTTGAAAATGTTAAACAAAAGATAAGAACACttgtcaccaaaaaaaaagccttcaggTTCAGTAGGGTTTGACCTTATTCTTCTTAGCTTTAAAAATAAGCCCTTTATCTCAATTGAAGACCTAAAGTTAGAAAACACTTAACTTTTATGTCCTTCTAAAATTAGTGTAACAAAATCTCTGAGACTAATTTAGTTTTCTAAGTGTGATATAACAGGCTTCAGGATCTAACTTAATGACGGTTAATGCTTTTAAATCTTTCCTTCCTTGCCAGCAAGACATATCTAAATAGTTTGCATTTGCAGCTTCTGTAAATGTTCAAGGTTGGTATAACTGCAATGACTTAAACTTTTGCCTATACGTTTTTGCCAGcacttaaaaataattcaaacaaACCTACCTCAAAGAACCCCAAACTCAACACACGCTTTTAGTAAGCTATGCAAGGATGCTGTAAACTGCTACCTACCAGTATGCCTGTTAACCTCATAGTTACCTTAGTACTTTTATTATCATGAAATTGTGTGCTGGAAGGAAGGACTGTATTGTACGGCATGACAAAGATACTTATATATGATGTTTTAACatagcccttttttttttttttttttttttttttgtctttagaTACCTTGCAAGCATGTTTTCTGCTATGACTGTGCTATACTGCATGAGAAAAAGGGAGACAAGATGTGTCCAGGGTAAGTTATCTCAAGGACATGtagaaaagtaatttaaataaCTTAAATATTTCAGATACTGTATTAATGtagtttttatttaaatacatttagCAGAAGCAGTAGAGTACTGTACTACACCAATTGATTATAGTTTCATATCCCATATTTTGGGACTAGGAGAGATCAGTGTTTACTTTCCTATATAAGTATTTGGGTCGATAAGCATGTTATTGCTATCATTTGAAAAGGAATAAGTGGCAGTTTGATTTACTTAGTGAGAGTGACTCTTGGTAAGTCTTAATGTGCAGAGAGAGTGATGCTATTTACAAATTTCCACCTTGTGAAATTTGTACGTTCTTGGAGACTTAAAAAACAGAGAAACTTTAAAACcaataaaatgtttcttttactgttacagtggagaaaaaaatgtcagttCTAATTGTGCTAATTACAGTAATCTGGCTGaattctaacaaaaaaaaaaaattgcagattGAGCTCTCTGTGATGTGAGTAAAAAAAATACTCTCTTTTGATTTAGCTGTAATGAACCTGTGCAGCGAATCGAGCAGTGTGTACGAGGGTCTCTCTTCATGTGTAGCATTGTTCAGGGGTGCAAGAGAACTTACCTGTCCCAGAGGGACTTACAAGCTCACATCAACCATCGTCACATGAGAGCTGGAAAGCCTGTTACTCGTCCTCCAATTGAACCTGTACATCCTCCCATTGCACCACCACCTGCTGAAATTCCTGAGCGTTTCATACTGCCACCTGAGAAACATCATATGAGCCACATTCCGCCAAAGCAGCACATCATGATACCACCACCTCCTTTACAGCATGTGCCACATGAGCATTATAACCAGCCACACGAAGATATTCGTGCGCCTCCCACAGAGATGTCAATGGCACCACCACCGCCTCGCCCAGTCAGTCAGGATACCTTCCGCATTTCAACAAGAAAACACAGCAACTTAATAACGGTCCCTATTCAGGATGATTCAAATTCAGGTGCTCGAGaaccacctccaccagcccccaCACCtgctcatcatcatcctgaatACCAGGGTCAACCAGTGGTATCACACCCTCATCATATTATGCCTCCACAGCAACATTAtgcaccacccccacccccacctccaccAATAAGCCatcctctgcagcatcctccccaggcagcaggtACTCCTCACATGGTATATAGCCAAGCTCCTCCACCACCAAtgacctctgctcctcctccaatAACCCCACCACCTGGACATATAATTGCCCAGATGCCACCATATATGAATCATCCTCCTCCaggaccacctcctcctcagcaTGGAGGCCCCCCTGTAAATGTAAATGCACCCCCTCCCCATCACTATAACCCTAACTCACTGCCACAGTTCAGTGAAGATCAAGGAACTCTTAGCCCCCCTTTCACACAGCCGGGGGGAATGAGTCCAGGGATATGGCCCGCTCCAAGGGGCCCACCTCCGCCTCCAAGGATGCAAGGGCCTCCTGCTCAGGCTCCGCTTCCTGGACCACACCACCCTGATCAAGCCAGATACAGACCCTATTACCAATGATACGCGCAATTGTGTGAATAGAGAATGCTATGAAGAGGATAAAACCATGTACAACAGCCTTTTAATTGATTAATTTGGCCatattttgttgtgcttttttaaaaaatactgtcATTTTGACTGTAAGACCTTTGGGTGTTTGAATCTTTAATGATTTTTAAGCCTTGGCGGTAAGACTCTGACTTCAAATATTCTGTAGTGCTAAAATAAGTGGCTTAGTAGACCACAGTTGCATTTTAACAGAACTGTCTCTAGTGTGGCTAAATTGTCCTAAGATGAACACTTGTAATATTATTTCCTGGAAAAAATTGAACACGTGTTGTACCATTCTGAATATTGTTTCTGTTAAATTCAATGTTTAGTTTCACTTGTGCTATGTTTCTGTTAACCTGTGTACGATAATTAAATTGAAATATGGTTGTAAAAGTGATGAGTTTTTATATGAAGTTAACATGGACATAGTTCTGGGATTCCATTTCAGCACTAATACTTTCTGGAAGGGCAGCATAATGAAATATTAAAGGAAATTTAAGTATTTCTTCTGCTAATAATTACTGTTGCTTATAACAAATTCAGGCTATGGTGAATTCATGCCACTAAAAGTCAGACATGCAGAATACTgcatttcaactttttttttttttctgtttatgctGCTGGATAAAGTTGTCAGAAATAAAACTTTGGGCATGACACAAACCCATTTAATAATGTATTGGGGTATTTGGGGAGGCATTTGAGTTTTGGGGATTGTGGGTTTGTTATATAAACCTAGTTTTAACTCAGAAGGTTCTTACATGTACAGTGTGCACTGGAGTTGAATTCAAACTGTTTACCTCTGGCTGTGTTTGTGTGGAAATGGCTGTGAATTGGTTTGTCACgtctgtgagaagcagctgatttTAGGTAGGGAAGTGGTTTTTGCCTCTGTCACTATATAATGTACAGCCAGAAAACTTCCCATTCGGACAACCTGAAAGAGGTGGTCTGAAATTCCATATGTAggtacaaagaaataaaaaactaCACATCCTTTATCTGTTTCCATTTTGTGATACAGATTTAAATGAGTTAGGTGgtgtgctttattttgtttttcaaaaagcAGGTCCTCAGGTCTGTTTTGGCCTGAAATTTATAAGCATACTTTTTATAAGCatacttttaaagaaaaatacaactgTAAAATGAGAACATTGGTTTTTagtgcagctgccagcagaaccAGACAATAAGATGACTGTTGTATGGGGCGCTTATCTTTGCATTTCTAAGCGATGTTAGTGCTGAACTTTAgggttttgaggtttttttttgtttggggttttttgttctattttgttctgttccccccccccccaaaatgcCACGTTCCTAGCAGTGGTGTTTTAGATGGAGAAatcctttgggttttttctaaGGTTTGTAATTTCTTGCTGTTCTTGAGTAATCTGAAGCATCTTAACGCATCCATGTTACTGTTTATTTTGTAAACCTTTATTCCTGCCTCTTAGGTGTTAAAATTTGTGAAAGAGCTTTGGCAGTGCATCGTTCCAAAATTTATAAACTGCATATTTTCAATTACCACAGCAAGGGCTCTTTAGACTTAGTCTCTGTCCTTGACTGTCACTGATTTCTTTGTGACCACAAGCAAATCTTGTAGACCACTTTTCAAATAAATAGTGATGTACAAATTAATTCTGAGATGGATTCTAGGCTATACAAATGGCCAGTGTCAAGTAGTTAAAAGTCTGCTTAGCTGTAATATGATTCTTTCTAAGACAgatatttgttttggtttatctGAAAAATAAGTAATTCCAAATAAAGCACACTGGTGCAGAAAATAGAGGCTGGTTGTGATAGTGTGCTATGATATGGGGTTGGTTGAAAATTTACTGTTTCAGTGTACGTGAAGGTGAAAATGGTTGCCAGCATTACTTTGTTTGGGGAACTTAAGAGTAAACACCAGAGGAACTTCTAAGGAACATTTTCTGTCACTTAAATTGGTTGGCTGGAAGTAGACTTATGCACGTTTGTATTGCACCATAAAACTTCACCTGGGAGGCAGCCTGCATATCTGATGAAAGTTCTTTGCAAAGCCAGATTCTGTGGGATGTACCTCGTTTAGGTATACTTAGGTTTCTAGTAGTAGTTTCATTTTGCTTAGGCTGAGAAAGGAACTTGCAGATTTAAAGGACATCATGTGACAGGCTTTTGTGCAGGGACATGCATCAACCTCATCTACACTGTTTTGGAAAATAAGACATTCTGAAATCAGCTACCTGTCAATTACAGGTGATAAGGAAACATAGCAACTCTTCATCATGGTAGCTTTTAGAAATCAGCAAAGTTGCGTACTTCTCCTACGTTACCCAGTCTCTTGTGAAGCAAATAAAGGGTTCTAACTTAATTCTGGGTCCACTGCTATTCTTAAAGTTACTGACAAAGTCCTTTTCTGAGAGTGCTGAGGCAGCTGAACCAATTAAGGGAAAACAAGCAGCCTTTGTCAAAAAGCACAAAAGGTAAATGTATGTCATTGCTGAGAATGACAACTTTTTACATTTGGGGCAAAAGTAGTGTATGTCCTGGGAATTTACTGCCCAAAATAATTAGTGGGATACTTGAGTTGTTCAGTGACCATGGATCAAAAATCTTTTTGAAAAGTCATCTTATTCAGGCAGTACTTGGGTCAAAATTCTGTGTCCTGCTTGTACAGGAACACCTAAAcccctatttatttatttattaagagCTAAGCATACCTGTGTAAGTATAGGTACTGTTGATGCTTTCATATTTACAAAGTTAAAAACCATCTGTATTGGTTGAAACCTGATGGTAACAGTTTTCTTAATTTGTTTAGGGAGGTTTGGGGTgtctttgatttttgtttgtttggggttggtttttttttttttttttctcagctgcagtTGTTTTACAAAATACTTGATTTAGTGTGAAGTTGAGAAATGCCATGTATTGCATTTAATTGTATAATTGACAGTCTTAGAAATGGTGAGATGTACTTGCAAATTCTTTGAATTACGACTTACGTCTTCCTGTAAAGACATTTGAATTTGATCAATGATGTTTAATTTGAATGAATATCCCTGTCTATGGCAGTGATCTTCTTGAGGCTTTGCTGAACAGATCCAAGGTTTGAAGAGAACTCttgatttattatttaaatttaaatttgtCAACCATTGTAGATTCTTCTAGTAATGACACATAGAAGAATGGAAAGGTATTTGATGATAGCTTGTATCCACCCTAGAATGAACGAAAGGACAGTAGCAGATGGCCTCAAAACATCCATGGTTTAGATGCTTGCCTCCTAATGCTTTATCTTAGATTCCATCTAAAACTGCCTAGAAGACTATCTGTAACCATGCATGCTTTACAACAAGCAAGCTAATTGCATAAACATGTACTTCAGtggagttttaaaaaaataacgtTACCATATAGATTGGTTACCTGGATGTGTTATATGGTACTTTTCATGCcttttaaacaagaaaaatgtgaataattttttaaaaatctgatcAAGGGAATTAGAAAACCTTCCTGGATAGAGTTTCTAGAGTTTCTactttttaggttttttttcacttactGCTGTCAATGGAATGTGAAATTCTGTTTGTTAAAAACTAAAGTGGAAGTAAGTTGTATTCATTCCATGTTAGGGTTGCACACatagcaaggaagaaaaaacatctGTATTATGCAAAGTCATGGTGTTCTCAAAAGCACATTTTTGGATACTCTGTGGATCAAGTCTGAATACACCTTTCTGTTCTTAAGATATTTTCTGCTCTGTAAAACCAAATGTCTGATTTGTGCCACATTGCTGCCAAAAGCATGCTCAGCTTTGCATCAGAAAGTACTGTCAAGCCTAGGGAACTGAAGGAGCACGGAAGATTGTATTTGCAATGTAAAATTGAATACATGGAGAATACATTCAAATTTTTCCTGTTCATATATATGTAGCACTACAGGGTCCAATGCATCATGCAATATTTGTATTAATTTTCATCCTGACTCCATTTCTAAAAGGAAATGTCATTATTATGCAAGTTGTATTTGCcctgttttttttattttattttaaaaacaattctcAGCAATTGCTAAGTCATCTTGATATAGTAATGATGTCTTCACAACTgtgaagttcttcactgtgttCAGGTATGTTATATTCATGCTAATGATTCATACTGAACAATTTGTAAGCTGCATTTGCTTCGGCAATGTGAGTGAGAATAATGAAATTTAAATCTCTTAGTCTTAGCCATAAGACAGAAGTGAATTTAAAAACTTGCAATTCTGAATTGTATCTCCTTGTTTTCTAATTATGGGGCACTAAtttattgtgttttgtttttcagttttgacTCAGTTTATCAGTACAAGAcaataaaagattaaaaaatccAACATAGGAACATAGGTCTGGAAAAGTGTGGATGGTAAATTAGCTCAATCATCTCGAAAATTCATTTGCATTGAAAACTGCAAGTGATTCTTGAATGCTAATAGGACAGATTGTAATACACTTCCATTCATGGAAAGAGTAATAACATATACAAGTGGTGAGGGATGTTTCCATTTTTATGTAATAACGTTGCACCAGAGAATTACAGGTTAAGttcttaaaaaaatgaaagtgagtAATCTTAAATAGATGTGAATGTCTCAGTCAACAAgagttttcttcagttttataCGTGAAAACCAATGCTCCAAGATAATGGATGGTGATTTATTTCCTACACTAAATATAGTCATGTAAGTACTAATGAGAGTTCCAGCACTTGTTATTTGGCCCTTCTGGATCAAGTAAACTTTAAGACATTTTCTTAGGAAGCAGAATGGAGCAAATACATCAAGAAGAGTGAGAAAAGAAAGGTGTCCACATTCAGCATAGGAGAGAAGAATAGAGAACTGACAT belongs to Indicator indicator isolate 239-I01 chromosome 3, UM_Iind_1.1, whole genome shotgun sequence and includes:
- the CBLL1 gene encoding E3 ubiquitin-protein ligase Hakai isoform X1 codes for the protein MDHNDNDLQGTNSSGSLGGLDVRRRIPIKLISKQTNKTKPAPRTPRNMNRMPSKSQAGDEEEFDYNKEERYECKGGEMFGNQRRFPGPIFWDYKINLLGEKDDTPVHFCDKCGLPIKMYGRMIPCKHVFCYDCAILHEKKGDKMCPGCNEPVQRIEQCVRGSLFMCSIVQGCKRTYLSQRDLQAHINHRHMRAGKPVTRPPIEPVHPPIAPPPAEIPERFILPPEKHHMSHIPPKQHIMIPPPPLQHVPHEHYNQPHEDIRAPPTEMSMAPPPPRPVSQDTFRISTRKHSNLITVPIQDDSNSGAREPPPPAPTPAHHHPEYQGQPVVSHPHHIMPPQQHYAPPPPPPPPISHPLQHPPQAAGTPHMVYSQAPPPPMTSAPPPITPPPGHIIAQMPPYMNHPPPGPPPPQHGGPPVNVNAPPPHHYNPNSLPQFSEDQGTLSPPFTQPGGMSPGIWPAPRGPPPPPRMQGPPAQAPLPGPHHPDQARYRPYYQ
- the CBLL1 gene encoding E3 ubiquitin-protein ligase Hakai isoform X2, with translation MDHNDNDLQGTNSSGSLGGLDVRRRIPIKLISKQTNKTKPAPRTPRNMNRMPSKSQAGDEEFDYNKEERYECKGGEMFGNQRRFPGPIFWDYKINLLGEKDDTPVHFCDKCGLPIKMYGRMIPCKHVFCYDCAILHEKKGDKMCPGCNEPVQRIEQCVRGSLFMCSIVQGCKRTYLSQRDLQAHINHRHMRAGKPVTRPPIEPVHPPIAPPPAEIPERFILPPEKHHMSHIPPKQHIMIPPPPLQHVPHEHYNQPHEDIRAPPTEMSMAPPPPRPVSQDTFRISTRKHSNLITVPIQDDSNSGAREPPPPAPTPAHHHPEYQGQPVVSHPHHIMPPQQHYAPPPPPPPPISHPLQHPPQAAGTPHMVYSQAPPPPMTSAPPPITPPPGHIIAQMPPYMNHPPPGPPPPQHGGPPVNVNAPPPHHYNPNSLPQFSEDQGTLSPPFTQPGGMSPGIWPAPRGPPPPPRMQGPPAQAPLPGPHHPDQARYRPYYQ